From the Motacilla alba alba isolate MOTALB_02 chromosome Z, Motacilla_alba_V1.0_pri, whole genome shotgun sequence genome, one window contains:
- the GNG10 gene encoding guanine nucleotide-binding protein G(I)/G(S)/G(O) subunit gamma-10: protein MSSGGSLSTMQRLVEQLKLEAAVERIKVSQAAAELQQYCMQNACKDALLVGVPAGSNPFREPRSCALL from the exons ATGTCGTCGGGCGGCAGTCTGAGCACCATGCAGCGGCTGGTGGAGCAGCTGAAGCTGGAGGCGGCCGTGGAGAGGATCAAG gtgtctcaggcagctgcagaactCCAGCAGTACTGTATGCAAAATGCCTGCAAAGATGCCTTGCTTGTTGGGGTTCCTGCAGGGAGCAATCCCTTCCGTGAACCCCgatcctgtgctctgctctga
- the DNAJC25 gene encoding dnaJ homolog subfamily C member 25 isoform X1 has protein sequence MHPRIPLAWVPRKGTPPAGRAGRQQPVRNRGQRTRPSARRLEQAALPARRRPRARALSRPAPCRAPALPRRPRRRPRARRGVRPGPGGGGGGEMAAAARRCPGGRWALCLCLCAALLPRPARGLTDRLYCGRRVCYEVLGVSRQASKAEIARAYRQLARQYHPDRYRGEPAGGEGSGAQAAHEKFLLIAAAYETLKDEETRKDYDYMLDHPEEYYRHYYHYYRRRLAPKVDVTIVILVTVCAISVFQFFSWWSSYNEAINYLASVPKYRIQATEIARQQGLLNKTKEKGKNRRSKEEIREEEEEIIKDIIKNKIDIKGGYQKPKIYDILLFQILLAPFYWCKYIVWYCWWIYCFTIKGQEYGVEEKLYIIRRYMKMSQSQFDSLEDHQKETFLERQLWIRENYELYKREQEEELKKKMAMDPRWKRYRRWMKNEGPGRLTFIDD, from the exons ATGCATCCCAGGATTCCGCTGGCGTGGGTGCCACGCAAGGGCACACCGCCGGCTGGAAGAGCGGGCCGGCAGCAGCCTGTGAGAAATCGGGGACAAAGGACCCGTCCCAGCGCTCGGCGACTCGAGCAGGCCGCGCTccctgcccgccgccgcccccgcgcgcGGGCTCTCTCGCGACCCGCCCCTTGTCGCGCCCCCGCCCTtccgcgccggccccgccgccggccgcgcgCACGGCGCGGAgtgcggcccggccccggcggcggcggcggcggagaaatggcggcggcggcgcggcggtgTCCGGGCGGGCGGTGGGcgctgtgcctgtgcctgtgcgCGGCGCTGCTGCCGCGGCCGGCACGGGGCCTCACCGACCGTCTCTACTGTGGCCGCCGAGTCTGCTACGAGGTGCTGGGCGTCAGCCGGCAGGCCAGCAAGGCGGAGATCGCCCGCGCCTACCGGCAGCTCGCCCGGCAGTACCACCCCGACCGCTACCGCGGGGAGCCCGCGGGCGGCGAGGGCAGCGGGGCGCAGGCGGCGCACGAGAAGTTCCTGCTCATCGCCGCCGCCTACGAGACCCTCAAG GATGAGGAAACACGTAAAGATTATGACTACATGCTGGATCATCCTGAAGAGTATTACAGGCATTACTACCACTACTACCGCAGGAGACTGGCACCTAAAGTAGATGTCACAATAGTGATCCTAGTTACAGTGTGTGCCATCTCCGTGTTTCAG TTCTTCAGCTGGTGGAGTAGTTACAATGAAGCTATCAACTACTTAGCATCTGTGCCAAAATACCGTATACAAGCTACTGAGATTGCCAGGCAACAAGGTTTACTCAACAAGActaaagaaaaaggcaagaacAGGCGATCTAAAGAAGAAATTcgtgaagaggaggaagaaattatcaaagacattattaaaaataaaatagatataAAGGGTGGTTATCAGAAGCCCAAAATATATGATATCCTCCTATTTCAGATCCTTCTTGCTCCTTTTTACTGGTGCAAATACATAGTTTGGTACTGTTGGTGGATTTATTGTTTCACTATTAAAGGGCAAGAGTATGGTGTGGAAGAGAAGTTGTATATCATACGAAGGTACATGAAAATGTCTCAGTCTCAGTTTGACAGCCTGGAAGATCATCAAAAAGAGACCTTTCTTGAACGGCAGCTTTGGATACGAGAAAACTATGAG CTGTATAAACGAGAACAAGAGGAGGAGTTAAAGAAGAAGATGGCCATGGATCCCCGATGGAAGAGATACCGGCGGTGGATGAAAAATGAAGGACCTGGAAGACTGACTTTTATTGATGATTGA
- the DNAJC25 gene encoding dnaJ homolog subfamily C member 25 isoform X3, whose protein sequence is MHPRIPLAWVPRKGTPPAGRAGRQQPVRNRGQRTRPSARRLEQAALPARRRPRARALSRPAPCRAPALPRRPRRRPRARRGVRPGPGGGGGGEMAAAARRCPGGRWALCLCLCAALLPRPARGLTDRLYCGRRVCYEVLGVSRQASKAEIARAYRQLARQYHPDRYRGEPAGGEGSGAQAAHEKFLLIAAAYETLKDEETRKDYDYMLDHPEEYYRHYYHYYRRRLAPKVDVTIVILVTVCAISVFQFFSWWSSYNEAINYLASVPKYRIQATEIARQQGLLNKTKEKGKNRRSKEEIREEEEEIIKDIIKNKIDIKGGYQKPKIYDILLFQILLAPFYWCKYIVWYCWWIYCFTIKGQEYGVEEKLYIIRRYMKMSQSQFDSLEDHQKETFLERQLWIRENYE, encoded by the exons ATGCATCCCAGGATTCCGCTGGCGTGGGTGCCACGCAAGGGCACACCGCCGGCTGGAAGAGCGGGCCGGCAGCAGCCTGTGAGAAATCGGGGACAAAGGACCCGTCCCAGCGCTCGGCGACTCGAGCAGGCCGCGCTccctgcccgccgccgcccccgcgcgcGGGCTCTCTCGCGACCCGCCCCTTGTCGCGCCCCCGCCCTtccgcgccggccccgccgccggccgcgcgCACGGCGCGGAgtgcggcccggccccggcggcggcggcggcggagaaatggcggcggcggcgcggcggtgTCCGGGCGGGCGGTGGGcgctgtgcctgtgcctgtgcgCGGCGCTGCTGCCGCGGCCGGCACGGGGCCTCACCGACCGTCTCTACTGTGGCCGCCGAGTCTGCTACGAGGTGCTGGGCGTCAGCCGGCAGGCCAGCAAGGCGGAGATCGCCCGCGCCTACCGGCAGCTCGCCCGGCAGTACCACCCCGACCGCTACCGCGGGGAGCCCGCGGGCGGCGAGGGCAGCGGGGCGCAGGCGGCGCACGAGAAGTTCCTGCTCATCGCCGCCGCCTACGAGACCCTCAAG GATGAGGAAACACGTAAAGATTATGACTACATGCTGGATCATCCTGAAGAGTATTACAGGCATTACTACCACTACTACCGCAGGAGACTGGCACCTAAAGTAGATGTCACAATAGTGATCCTAGTTACAGTGTGTGCCATCTCCGTGTTTCAG TTCTTCAGCTGGTGGAGTAGTTACAATGAAGCTATCAACTACTTAGCATCTGTGCCAAAATACCGTATACAAGCTACTGAGATTGCCAGGCAACAAGGTTTACTCAACAAGActaaagaaaaaggcaagaacAGGCGATCTAAAGAAGAAATTcgtgaagaggaggaagaaattatcaaagacattattaaaaataaaatagatataAAGGGTGGTTATCAGAAGCCCAAAATATATGATATCCTCCTATTTCAGATCCTTCTTGCTCCTTTTTACTGGTGCAAATACATAGTTTGGTACTGTTGGTGGATTTATTGTTTCACTATTAAAGGGCAAGAGTATGGTGTGGAAGAGAAGTTGTATATCATACGAAGGTACATGAAAATGTCTCAGTCTCAGTTTGACAGCCTGGAAGATCATCAAAAAGAGACCTTTCTTGAACGGCAGCTTTGGATACGAGAAAACTATGAG TAG
- the DNAJC25 gene encoding dnaJ homolog subfamily C member 25 isoform X2 translates to MHPRIPLAWVPRKGTPPAGRAGRQQPVRNRGQRTRPSARRLEQAALPARRRPRARALSRPAPCRAPALPRRPRRRPRARRGVRPGPGGGGGGEMAAAARRCPGGRWALCLCLCAALLPRPARGLTDRLYCGRRVCYEVLGVSRQASKAEIARAYRQLARQYHPDRYRGEPAGGEGSGAQAAHEKFLLIAAAYETLKDEETRKDYDYMLDHPEEYYRHYYHYYRRRLAPKVDVTIVILVTVCAISVFQFFSWWSSYNEAINYLASVPKYRIQATEIARQQGLLNKTKEKGKNRRSKEEIREEEEEIIKDIIKNKIDIKGGYQKPKIYDILLFQILLAPFYWCKYIVWYCWWIYCFTIKGQEYGVEEKLYIIRRYMKMSQSQFDSLEDHQKETFLERQLWIRENYES, encoded by the exons ATGCATCCCAGGATTCCGCTGGCGTGGGTGCCACGCAAGGGCACACCGCCGGCTGGAAGAGCGGGCCGGCAGCAGCCTGTGAGAAATCGGGGACAAAGGACCCGTCCCAGCGCTCGGCGACTCGAGCAGGCCGCGCTccctgcccgccgccgcccccgcgcgcGGGCTCTCTCGCGACCCGCCCCTTGTCGCGCCCCCGCCCTtccgcgccggccccgccgccggccgcgcgCACGGCGCGGAgtgcggcccggccccggcggcggcggcggcggagaaatggcggcggcggcgcggcggtgTCCGGGCGGGCGGTGGGcgctgtgcctgtgcctgtgcgCGGCGCTGCTGCCGCGGCCGGCACGGGGCCTCACCGACCGTCTCTACTGTGGCCGCCGAGTCTGCTACGAGGTGCTGGGCGTCAGCCGGCAGGCCAGCAAGGCGGAGATCGCCCGCGCCTACCGGCAGCTCGCCCGGCAGTACCACCCCGACCGCTACCGCGGGGAGCCCGCGGGCGGCGAGGGCAGCGGGGCGCAGGCGGCGCACGAGAAGTTCCTGCTCATCGCCGCCGCCTACGAGACCCTCAAG GATGAGGAAACACGTAAAGATTATGACTACATGCTGGATCATCCTGAAGAGTATTACAGGCATTACTACCACTACTACCGCAGGAGACTGGCACCTAAAGTAGATGTCACAATAGTGATCCTAGTTACAGTGTGTGCCATCTCCGTGTTTCAG TTCTTCAGCTGGTGGAGTAGTTACAATGAAGCTATCAACTACTTAGCATCTGTGCCAAAATACCGTATACAAGCTACTGAGATTGCCAGGCAACAAGGTTTACTCAACAAGActaaagaaaaaggcaagaacAGGCGATCTAAAGAAGAAATTcgtgaagaggaggaagaaattatcaaagacattattaaaaataaaatagatataAAGGGTGGTTATCAGAAGCCCAAAATATATGATATCCTCCTATTTCAGATCCTTCTTGCTCCTTTTTACTGGTGCAAATACATAGTTTGGTACTGTTGGTGGATTTATTGTTTCACTATTAAAGGGCAAGAGTATGGTGTGGAAGAGAAGTTGTATATCATACGAAGGTACATGAAAATGTCTCAGTCTCAGTTTGACAGCCTGGAAGATCATCAAAAAGAGACCTTTCTTGAACGGCAGCTTTGGATACGAGAAAACTATGAG AGCTAA